Proteins encoded in a region of the Alphaproteobacteria bacterium genome:
- a CDS encoding helix-turn-helix transcriptional regulator: MNTLAERTKQRRNEMKISQASLAKQVGCKQQTIGQIENGKITETGYILKLANALGVSANWLTGLSEDQNTTQQQPIHADIRPPANHEMPRDLPVLGTAAGSVSGALQIDHDPVDFVRRPPALAKSPQAYALYVRGDSNAPVYHDGDLIFVHPGRPARIGDWVVIQIRNHDADHPQSWVKRLSKQDDKYVVAEGLNPPQIHTFKREHVIAVHRVLTMNDLFGV, encoded by the coding sequence ATGAACACACTAGCTGAGCGCACAAAGCAAAGACGAAACGAAATGAAGATTTCGCAAGCAAGCCTTGCGAAACAAGTAGGCTGTAAGCAACAGACAATAGGACAAATTGAAAACGGTAAAATTACTGAAACTGGATACATTTTAAAACTAGCAAATGCCTTAGGCGTTAGTGCAAATTGGCTTACAGGACTATCGGAAGACCAAAACACAACGCAGCAACAGCCAATTCACGCCGATATCAGGCCGCCAGCGAATCATGAAATGCCCCGCGACCTGCCTGTTTTGGGCACGGCGGCAGGCAGCGTCTCGGGCGCGCTGCAGATAGATCACGATCCCGTCGATTTCGTTCGCCGCCCGCCCGCTTTGGCCAAATCGCCGCAGGCCTACGCGCTGTATGTTCGGGGCGATTCAAACGCCCCGGTTTATCACGACGGCGATCTGATTTTCGTCCACCCCGGCCGCCCGGCCAGGATCGGCGATTGGGTGGTGATCCAGATACGAAATCACGACGCCGATCACCCGCAAAGCTGGGTCAAACGCCTGTCCAAGCAAGATGACAAGTACGTCGTCGCCGAGGGGCTGAATCCACCGCAAATCCACACATTCAAGCGCGAGCACGTTATCGCCGTGCATCGCGTGCTGACCATGAATGATCTGTTCGGTGTTTAG
- the dcm gene encoding DNA (cytosine-5-)-methyltransferase, producing MIYGSVCSGIEAATVAWHGLGWRPAFFSEIEKFPRSVLAHHYPDVPLHGDFTTIQAGDYEPIDLLVGGTPCQSFSIAGLRAGLDDDRGNLALEYLRLADLLRPRWLVWENVPGVLSSLSHQAPDPSPPPPPMDLECGGQEVETEDVYDSEELHAFQCFLAGLSELGYGFACRVLDAQYFGVPQRRRRVFVVGYLGDWRPASAVLFERHSLQGHSAPSREAGPTVAALTSNGVGTCGADDNQAQGGHLIAFGGNNTSGPINVATALNACSSASGRMDFESETFIAHTLRGEGFDASEDGSGRGVPIVPVVFDCKASAGFQAVSESGISPTLRSMASASGHQNAGGQLAVAYPIQEVGKRTGASTDDVRAGIGVGDDGDVMFALQAGAQHGVFAFDLRGRDGGAMVEGMHDPANIRAASGGSSRSYVSSAMAVRRLTPRECERLQGFPDDYTRIPWRGKAADQCPDGPRYRALGNSMAVPVMAWIGGRIQAVDNILAQAEAAE from the coding sequence ATGATCTACGGTTCTGTTTGTTCCGGGATCGAGGCGGCAACGGTGGCTTGGCATGGGCTGGGCTGGCGGCCTGCGTTCTTTTCCGAGATCGAGAAATTTCCGCGCTCCGTGCTGGCGCATCATTATCCAGATGTGCCGTTGCATGGCGATTTCACAACGATTCAGGCGGGTGATTATGAGCCAATTGACCTTCTTGTCGGCGGAACGCCGTGCCAATCGTTCAGCATCGCCGGATTGCGAGCGGGGCTGGATGACGATCGCGGCAACCTGGCCCTCGAATATCTTCGCTTGGCTGACCTCTTGCGGCCCCGCTGGCTGGTTTGGGAGAACGTCCCCGGCGTCTTATCAAGCCTATCCCACCAAGCGCCAGATCCAAGTCCGCCGCCGCCACCGATGGATTTGGAGTGCGGCGGACAGGAAGTGGAAACTGAAGACGTCTACGATTCAGAAGAGTTACACGCCTTTCAGTGCTTCTTGGCCGGACTTTCAGAACTCGGCTATGGGTTCGCCTGCCGAGTGCTTGACGCTCAGTATTTCGGAGTTCCACAGCGGCGCCGTCGCGTCTTCGTTGTCGGATATCTTGGAGACTGGCGACCTGCCTCAGCGGTTCTTTTTGAGCGCCACAGCCTGCAAGGGCATTCTGCGCCGAGCCGAGAAGCGGGGCCGACAGTTGCCGCACTCACTTCAAATGGCGTTGGAACGTGCGGCGCAGATGACAACCAAGCACAAGGCGGGCATTTGATCGCTTTTGGCGGCAACAACACATCTGGGCCGATCAATGTTGCAACGGCGCTTAACGCTTGTTCCTCGGCCAGCGGGCGTATGGATTTTGAGAGCGAAACCTTCATCGCCCACACGCTGCGCGGCGAAGGGTTTGACGCCAGCGAGGATGGGAGCGGGCGTGGCGTTCCCATAGTTCCTGTGGTGTTTGACTGCAAGGCTAGCGCTGGATTTCAAGCGGTTTCTGAATCCGGCATAAGCCCAACTTTGCGCAGCATGGCCAGTGCAAGCGGCCATCAAAACGCGGGTGGTCAATTGGCGGTGGCATATCCGATTCAGGAGGTCGGCAAGCGCACGGGCGCGTCAACTGATGATGTGCGGGCGGGAATCGGCGTCGGTGATGATGGCGATGTCATGTTCGCGCTGCAGGCTGGGGCGCAGCATGGCGTTTTTGCGTTTGACCTGCGGGGCCGCGATGGTGGTGCGATGGTCGAAGGCATGCACGACCCGGCCAATATCCGCGCCGCCAGCGGTGGTTCTAGCCGCAGTTACGTCAGCAGCGCCATGGCGGTTCGTCGCCTGACGCCGCGCGAATGCGAGCGTCTGCAGGGTTTCCCGGACGATTACACCCGAATTCCATGGCGTGGAAAGGCAGCCGATCAATGCCCTGATGGTCCGCGCTATCGGGCGCTGGGAAATTCCATGGCGGTTCCGGTGATGGCCTGGATTGGTGGGCGCATCCAGGCTGTTGACAACATTCTGGCACAAGCGGAGGCGGCGGAATGA
- a CDS encoding DUF2312 domain-containing protein, which yields MSKQQRTHGQPGHNSGIAGERLKSFIERVERLEEEKAALSADIKDVLSEAKSAGFDTKIIRQIVRIRKQDPQDRREQQELLDLYMSALGMLADTPLGESALKRAGLETGEVKP from the coding sequence ATGTCAAAGCAACAAAGAACGCACGGCCAGCCCGGACATAATTCCGGCATTGCAGGCGAGAGGCTGAAATCATTTATCGAGCGCGTCGAGCGCCTCGAGGAAGAAAAGGCCGCCCTGTCGGCCGACATCAAGGATGTGTTGAGCGAAGCCAAGTCGGCAGGGTTCGACACCAAAATTATCCGCCAGATTGTGCGCATCCGAAAGCAAGACCCACAAGACCGGCGCGAACAGCAAGAATTGCTGGATCTGTACATGTCGGCCCTGGGCATGTTGGCCGACACCCCGCTTGGAGAAAGCGCTTTGAAACGCGCAGGCCTGGAAACCGGCGAGGTGAAACCATGA
- a CDS encoding phage Gp37/Gp68 family protein gives MTRKTMIDFATATLPVVTGCSRDGNKGCDNCYAAFQAATRLKHLPHYVGLAGFDKNGIAQWTGKVRCNADVPEEPLRTKKPQRYFIAPRGDLFHAQVPDDFLDKVFAVMALCPQHTFLIFTKRAERRRDYLLSRNGMGNAQLCLAINEIPANLGNRHGALSMPLPNVWQITSVWDQESANRLIPPTLETPAAVRGVSLAPMLGPVDLRDFIRNINWVIVEGESGKAARPMHPDWVRSIRDQCAAAGVPFYFKQWGEWLPTSGIDVYCHGPDRKRKYPTSDGLCWLRDGRIIYRDYSVEEHARRVASGKAHNSAAVIIDKDAFNDTARVLEDDERELDNPLGLEWMYRVGKAKAGRLLDGAEHLEMPK, from the coding sequence ATGACCAGAAAAACCATGATCGATTTTGCCACCGCCACCTTGCCGGTCGTCACCGGATGTTCTAGGGACGGCAACAAGGGCTGCGATAACTGCTACGCCGCATTCCAGGCCGCCACGCGGCTGAAGCATCTGCCGCATTATGTCGGGCTGGCTGGCTTCGACAAGAACGGCATTGCTCAATGGACCGGCAAGGTTCGCTGCAACGCGGATGTTCCGGAAGAACCGCTGCGCACCAAAAAACCTCAGCGGTATTTCATCGCCCCGCGCGGCGATCTGTTCCACGCCCAGGTGCCCGACGATTTCCTGGACAAAGTTTTCGCCGTGATGGCGCTGTGCCCGCAGCACACGTTTTTGATTTTTACGAAACGGGCCGAGCGCAGAAGGGATTATCTTTTGTCGCGCAACGGCATGGGAAATGCCCAACTTTGCCTCGCTATCAACGAAATTCCCGCCAACCTTGGAAACCGGCACGGCGCGCTTTCTATGCCGCTGCCCAACGTCTGGCAGATCACCAGCGTATGGGATCAGGAATCGGCTAATCGACTGATTCCGCCGACGTTGGAAACGCCTGCCGCCGTGCGCGGCGTTTCGCTTGCGCCGATGCTGGGGCCGGTTGATTTGCGTGACTTTATCCGAAACATTAACTGGGTGATCGTCGAGGGCGAAAGCGGCAAGGCCGCTAGACCGATGCATCCAGATTGGGTGCGCAGCATCCGCGACCAATGCGCCGCCGCTGGCGTTCCGTTTTATTTCAAACAGTGGGGCGAGTGGCTGCCAACCTCGGGGATTGATGTGTACTGTCATGGCCCGGATCGAAAGCGTAAATATCCAACATCAGATGGGCTTTGCTGGCTACGCGATGGGCGAATCATTTACCGCGATTATTCCGTCGAGGAGCATGCAAGAAGGGTCGCCTCAGGCAAAGCGCACAACAGCGCTGCCGTCATTATTGACAAAGACGCGTTCAACGATACTGCGCGAGTGCTTGAAGACGACGAAAGGGAGCTAGACAACCCGCTGGGGCTTGAGTGGATGTATCGCGTCGGCAAGGCCAAGGCCGGTCGCCTTCTTGATGGCGCTGAACATCTGGAGATGCCGAAATGA
- a CDS encoding helix-turn-helix domain-containing protein: MRGRVFHASATKRLILSRLIKSMPNTVTRESLAVAIWGDSAYDKEWKSVDVLLCAIRKILAGSGFRIYGEHGVGWRLVEEK, translated from the coding sequence GTGCGTGGTCGCGTATTTCACGCCAGCGCCACAAAGCGTTTGATTTTGTCGCGTTTGATTAAATCCATGCCCAACACGGTAACGCGCGAATCTTTGGCGGTGGCGATCTGGGGAGATAGCGCCTACGACAAAGAATGGAAATCGGTCGACGTGTTGCTGTGCGCAATCCGCAAGATCTTGGCTGGGTCTGGCTTTCGCATTTACGGCGAGCATGGCGTCGGCTGGCGACTGGTGGAGGAGAAATGA
- a CDS encoding DUF1566 domain-containing protein: MNQIAPTTETAMPEIGAPFQGGFFAGIMFQQGGSKYALIVAPKTEGEAEEIAFTNGVRSETAACSLHDGQANTQALLEGDHPVAKFCAGLEISGFTDWYLPSKDELYLIASRFLPADDGDNWNPPKTDIEAFKAGNAQAFERDLYWSSTEASADYAWVQYFITGFQTCDFKDYRWRVRAVRKHPL; encoded by the coding sequence ATGAACCAAATCGCACCCACCACCGAAACCGCCATGCCCGAAATCGGCGCACCCTTCCAGGGCGGCTTTTTCGCCGGAATCATGTTCCAGCAGGGCGGCAGCAAGTATGCGCTGATCGTGGCGCCGAAAACCGAAGGCGAGGCCGAAGAAATTGCCTTCACGAACGGCGTTCGCAGCGAAACCGCCGCCTGTTCGTTGCATGACGGCCAGGCCAACACCCAGGCGCTGCTGGAAGGCGACCACCCTGTGGCCAAGTTCTGCGCCGGGCTGGAAATCAGCGGCTTCACGGACTGGTATCTGCCCAGCAAGGACGAGTTGTACCTGATCGCCAGTCGCTTCCTGCCCGCCGACGACGGCGACAACTGGAATCCGCCGAAGACCGATATCGAAGCCTTCAAGGCCGGCAACGCCCAGGCCTTTGAGCGCGACCTATATTGGTCGAGCACCGAGGCCAGCGCCGATTACGCCTGGGTGCAGTACTTCATCACCGGCTTCCAGACCTGCGACTTCAAGGACTATCGATGGCGCGTCAGGGCTGTCCGCAAACATCCCCTTTAA
- a CDS encoding four helix bundle protein, whose product MTLATDLPIYKPTYDLILLVMNLTKNFPRSFRHGLARDIDLGAQQLATAIFQANCTTDKVPVIEGLRERLSVLRLQLRLSKDLHLISAGQFGATVELTAAIGKQATGWLNYAKKRRAPDA is encoded by the coding sequence ATGACGCTCGCCACAGACCTGCCGATCTACAAACCGACCTACGATCTGATTCTGCTGGTGATGAATCTCACCAAGAATTTTCCGAGGTCGTTTCGGCATGGCTTGGCGCGGGATATCGATCTGGGGGCGCAACAACTGGCCACGGCGATTTTTCAGGCCAACTGCACCACCGACAAAGTTCCGGTCATCGAAGGGCTGCGAGAAAGACTTTCCGTTCTTCGCTTGCAGCTACGCCTTTCGAAGGATTTGCATCTGATTTCCGCCGGGCAATTCGGGGCCACGGTGGAGCTGACCGCCGCCATTGGCAAGCAGGCGACGGGCTGGCTGAATTACGCGAAGAAGAGGAGAGCGCCCGATGCGTGA
- a CDS encoding site-specific integrase: MRVIEYRGRWCLELKIDGERKRFSLGLEARPELRQAAEREADSVRAQLARRVGPDCASIWESYLRESEALDKRRLENAWKALKSFFCKIDHRTISRDTCRAYAKERAAKGIKPGTIRKELSSLRAAVNWFDAHNKAEWDLPKPPQPKELWITKEQFRSLLDAAIQPHVKLFMMLALSTAARKEALLDLTWFQVNFEQRTINLGRKEGGKSRAIVPITDDLMPYLQDAWKSRTEDSHVITFRGKKVGSIQTAFEAAVKRANLPGVTPHTLRHSAATWMALDGVKIEQIARFLGHTDPRITWRTYAHHSPDYLAEAAKALKL, translated from the coding sequence ATGCGGGTCATTGAATACAGAGGAAGATGGTGCCTCGAACTCAAGATCGATGGCGAAAGAAAGCGATTCTCGCTCGGACTCGAAGCCCGGCCAGAACTGCGCCAGGCTGCCGAGCGGGAAGCTGATTCAGTTCGCGCACAACTCGCGCGTCGAGTAGGGCCTGACTGCGCATCGATCTGGGAATCGTATTTAAGGGAATCTGAGGCTCTTGATAAAAGACGCCTGGAAAACGCATGGAAGGCCCTGAAGTCATTTTTTTGCAAGATCGATCACCGAACCATCTCCAGGGACACTTGCCGCGCCTATGCCAAAGAGCGTGCCGCCAAGGGCATCAAGCCGGGCACCATTCGCAAAGAGCTATCCAGCCTGCGCGCCGCCGTGAATTGGTTTGACGCGCACAATAAGGCCGAATGGGATCTGCCAAAACCACCGCAACCCAAGGAACTTTGGATAACCAAGGAACAATTTCGCTCGTTGCTCGATGCGGCCATTCAGCCGCATGTGAAGCTGTTCATGATGCTGGCCCTCAGCACGGCTGCACGAAAAGAAGCATTGCTTGACCTGACATGGTTTCAGGTAAATTTCGAGCAACGCACCATCAACCTGGGGCGCAAGGAAGGGGGAAAATCGCGGGCCATTGTGCCCATCACAGACGACTTGATGCCCTATCTGCAGGACGCCTGGAAGTCCAGGACGGAAGATTCGCACGTCATCACGTTTCGGGGAAAAAAGGTCGGGTCGATCCAGACAGCATTCGAGGCCGCCGTCAAACGTGCCAATCTGCCCGGCGTAACCCCGCACACCCTGCGCCACTCAGCAGCTACATGGATGGCCCTGGACGGCGTAAAAATCGAACAGATCGCCCGTTTCCTTGGCCACACCGACCCACGTATTACGTGGCGGACCTATGCCCATCACAGCCCGGATTATTTGGCCGAAGCGGCCAAAGCGCTGAAACTGTGA
- a CDS encoding phosphohydrolase has product MTWIQTASGKVVDLINPDPRTVDPRDIAHHLALINRFNGATHTPYSVAQHSLLVADIVTARTAEFRCDEDRRKLVLAALLHDAHEAFIGDLSRPMKEAMQRVCKNQNPLEVLQTAADVAVFCRFGLSWPLKLHHAELIHEADMIALATEARDLMADPPTPWPKMPDPLNFVIKPLPWAKAEDDFLKRLSSLMDSSHEARFVFNAITNPAA; this is encoded by the coding sequence ATGACTTGGATTCAAACCGCATCAGGAAAAGTGGTTGACCTGATCAATCCCGACCCACGCACGGTTGACCCACGCGACATCGCGCATCATCTGGCGCTGATTAACCGTTTCAACGGAGCCACCCACACGCCCTATTCAGTCGCCCAGCATTCATTGCTGGTGGCCGACATCGTAACCGCCAGGACCGCTGAATTCAGGTGCGACGAAGATCGGCGCAAACTGGTTTTGGCCGCCCTGCTGCACGATGCGCACGAGGCCTTCATCGGCGATCTATCAAGACCGATGAAAGAGGCGATGCAGCGCGTTTGCAAAAATCAAAACCCGCTCGAGGTTCTGCAAACCGCTGCCGATGTGGCCGTTTTTTGCCGCTTTGGCCTTTCGTGGCCCCTGAAATTGCATCACGCCGAATTGATTCACGAAGCCGACATGATCGCCCTGGCCACCGAGGCCCGCGATCTGATGGCAGACCCACCCACCCCATGGCCGAAAATGCCAGACCCGCTGAATTTCGTCATCAAGCCTTTGCCCTGGGCAAAAGCTGAGGATGATTTTTTGAAACGCTTATCGAGCCTAATGGATTCGTCACACGAAGCTCGATTCGTTTTCAACGCCATCACAAACCCTGCCGCGTGA
- a CDS encoding DUF1566 domain-containing protein, which translates to MKAEKCPTAPGAAFGGGFYAGRQIGPDGKTYALILAPKETGERLDIQWKKTNTPSEGAKDLFDGLRNSEALNNADHPAAQFCRALAIGGFRDWHLPSLEDMVLLRRYFMPADDGDGWNPGQTKIEAFKQGNAQAFERGYYWTSTQASADYAWVQYFINGTQSCNYKNFQWRVRAVRKIILI; encoded by the coding sequence ATGAAGGCCGAGAAGTGCCCCACGGCGCCGGGCGCCGCTTTCGGCGGTGGGTTCTACGCGGGTCGTCAGATCGGCCCGGATGGCAAAACCTATGCTCTGATCCTGGCGCCCAAGGAAACCGGCGAAAGGCTGGACATCCAGTGGAAGAAGACCAACACGCCCAGCGAGGGTGCCAAGGATTTGTTTGACGGCCTGCGCAACAGCGAAGCCTTGAACAACGCCGATCACCCGGCGGCGCAGTTTTGCCGGGCGCTCGCCATCGGCGGATTCCGCGATTGGCACCTGCCCAGCCTGGAAGACATGGTTCTGCTGCGCCGCTATTTCATGCCCGCCGACGATGGCGACGGATGGAACCCTGGCCAGACCAAGATCGAGGCGTTCAAGCAAGGCAACGCCCAGGCCTTCGAGCGTGGCTATTACTGGACCAGCACACAGGCCAGCGCCGATTACGCCTGGGTGCAATACTTCATCAACGGCACCCAGTCCTGCAACTACAAGAACTTTCAATGGCGCGTCAGGGCTGTCCGCAAAATCATCCTGATTTAA
- a CDS encoding helix-turn-helix domain-containing protein, with translation MTKKVVAHYTNIFVCLVMANELVQRAVHLVGSQAELGRRCGKKQGHVWSWLNSERVSAETAILIDAATGGAVSKCDLRPDIFRNRDERAA, from the coding sequence ATGACAAAGAAAGTTGTTGCGCATTACACAAACATCTTTGTATGCTTGGTTATGGCAAACGAACTTGTTCAGCGAGCGGTGCATCTAGTTGGCTCTCAGGCCGAGCTTGGTCGCCGGTGTGGGAAAAAGCAGGGACATGTTTGGTCCTGGCTTAATTCCGAGCGTGTAAGCGCCGAGACGGCGATTTTGATCGACGCCGCAACGGGCGGCGCTGTTTCGAAGTGCGATTTGCGGCCTGACATTTTTCGCAATCGCGATGAAAGGGCGGCGTGA
- a CDS encoding reverse transcriptase, with protein MRDGYGHGACAHDLVGVAAAPAVAPCANGKRPTAPGTSRHGLDGVDARQIMSALPTCNRHPGLYTPDMTGQRRLRLGAELQQRQPELQQQEQSMARQGCPQIKTYRSEITVAQLFEAYFECRRHKRNSASALAFEVNLESNLIDLHEELVSGAWQPRPATTFVITRPKPREVWAADFRDRIVHHLVYAAIAPRIETAFIADSCACIKGRGTLYAANRLAQHLRSETEGWSKPVFYLKADIANFFVSIRRADLFAMLEARVRDETMLDLCRKLVFQDVKRDCIVKGSPQSFARVPRHKSLFHAPEGNGLPIGNLSSQFFANVYLDGLDQMVKRKLGIRPYVRYVDDMLLLHHEPKALLSAANAIREHLSSIGLKLAESKTFVAPVDKGVDFVGHVIRPHRRQTRPRTHRAALARIATTAQAELPATVTAYLGLTKHSGSRPQREQIARAAIHRGLWVEADLSKAKERR; from the coding sequence ATGCGTGATGGTTATGGCCATGGCGCCTGCGCGCATGATTTGGTCGGGGTAGCGGCGGCGCCTGCCGTCGCTCCATGTGCCAACGGGAAACGGCCGACTGCTCCCGGCACGTCCCGGCACGGCTTGGATGGTGTCGATGCACGTCAAATTATGTCGGCACTGCCGACGTGCAATCGCCATCCCGGCTTGTACACCCCCGACATGACAGGCCAGCGCCGATTACGCCTGGGTGCAGAACTTCAACAACGGCAACCAGAACTACAACAACAAGAACAATCAATGGCGCGTCAGGGCTGTCCGCAAATCAAAACCTATCGTTCCGAAATCACCGTGGCTCAACTTTTTGAAGCCTATTTCGAATGCAGACGCCACAAGCGCAACAGTGCGTCAGCGCTGGCTTTCGAAGTGAATCTTGAAAGCAATCTGATCGATCTGCACGAGGAACTTGTTTCCGGCGCATGGCAGCCCAGGCCCGCCACCACCTTCGTTATCACGCGCCCGAAACCCCGCGAAGTGTGGGCCGCCGATTTTCGCGACCGTATCGTCCATCATTTGGTCTACGCGGCCATTGCGCCACGGATCGAAACCGCCTTCATCGCTGATTCCTGCGCCTGCATCAAGGGACGCGGAACGCTGTACGCAGCCAACCGGCTGGCCCAACATCTGCGCAGCGAGACCGAAGGCTGGAGCAAGCCGGTTTTTTACCTGAAAGCCGACATCGCGAATTTCTTTGTCTCGATCAGGCGGGCCGATCTGTTCGCCATGCTGGAAGCCAGGGTGCGCGATGAAACGATGCTCGATCTCTGCCGCAAGCTGGTCTTCCAGGACGTGAAGCGCGATTGCATCGTCAAAGGAAGCCCGCAAAGTTTCGCCCGCGTGCCGCGCCACAAAAGCCTGTTCCATGCGCCGGAAGGCAATGGCCTGCCGATTGGCAATCTTTCCAGCCAATTCTTCGCCAACGTCTATCTGGATGGGCTTGATCAGATGGTCAAGCGCAAGCTGGGCATTCGCCCTTACGTGCGCTATGTCGACGACATGTTGCTGCTGCATCACGAGCCAAAAGCGCTTTTGTCAGCCGCGAACGCCATTCGCGAGCATCTTTCCTCCATCGGCCTGAAGCTGGCCGAGAGCAAAACGTTTGTCGCGCCGGTTGATAAGGGCGTCGATTTTGTTGGACACGTCATCAGGCCGCATCGGCGCCAGACGCGGCCACGCACCCACCGCGCCGCCCTGGCCAGGATCGCCACGACGGCGCAGGCAGAATTGCCAGCCACCGTCACCGCCTATCTTGGCCTGACAAAACATTCCGGCAGCCGACCCCAGCGCGAGCAGATCGCCCGCGCCGCCATCCATCGCGGCCTGTGGGTGGAAGCCGACCTATCGAAAGCGAAGGAGAGAAGATGA